The following is a genomic window from Synergistaceae bacterium.
CGAGGCAATGAAGAAGGCGGCACTCAAAGCAGCCCCTCTCTACACGGAAGCCTTCACGAGCAGGCGTGAGGTCTTGGCAGAAACAGTAACATTCCAGCGCGCAAAGACTATACAGCCGCTGATTGCCGGTCTGGGTTCGTCTAATGTCCTCGAGACAGGCTTAACCCTCAATCCGACGTACGGGATTCCGATGCTGCCCGGCTCGTCCATCAAGGGCATAACAGCACATTACGCCGCAGGAGTGATTGAGCCCGAGCTGTACGGCCTGCTGTTCGGACATTCCGACGACAAGGAGCAGGAGGCAGGGTTCATCAGGTTCTATGATGCGTGGCTTGTGCCCGAGAGCATAAAGGGGGCGTTGAAGCACGACGTTATGACTCCTCATCACAGCGGGCAGGATGTGCCTTCGGACTTCGACGAGCCTGTACCTGTTCGGTTTCTGCATGTCAGTGGAACATTCGAGATAGGGATAGCCTGTGAAGACCCTGACCCCAAAACGCGGGAAGAGTGGGCTGATTTCGTGTTCATACTTATCTGCGAGGCACTGAAGAATTACGGCATAGGGGGCAAAACGCGTTCCGGCTATGGCAGAATGGAGCTTGAGCTTACGAAGAGACAGAAGGAACTCCTCACGAAGCAGAACGCCGGAGGCAAAACGTCTTCAGAGGACGCGCCGAAGAAAGTCCGTGTGCTCTGCAGGAAGCTCAAGAAGAACGGCAAGCCTGACTGCGTAATCATCGGAGACACCAGCGGAATGTCAGTGCGCTGGGAGACAGTCCCTTCTGTAGGCAAGGGTGATGAATTTGATGCCGAAATCGTCAGGGTAGAGCCCGCCAACAACGCCTACATACTCAGGAAAATAGATTAACCCTTCACACTCAACTCAATAAATGCCCTGCTCGTTGTCCAGCGGGGCAATTTTTCACCGATAACCCAACTAAATATTACGGAAAGGAGGCGCATAAGTTTATGAACTCTGAGGCTCGCACCCGTCTCACCAGCGAGATTAACACTATGTCTAACCGTTTCCCGCAGTTCAAGCTGTTCGAGGGGGACGGAACTTATCCCTTTGCCCCGCGCGGAACTACCTTCTGGGGCGGCCGTCTCACCACCAACTTCAACACTGAATACAGCGTCGCGGCAGTTTACCCCCCGAATTACCCTCATGGACAGATCAAGGCCTACGTCCTCGAACTCATGAACACCAGCACCCCTCACAAGTACGTAGATGGTCATCTTTGCCTGTACTCGAACGATCACGGGGGCGGCGGAGAGGGAGTCGATGCGGGCACGACTGCGGCGGCTGTGATTGCGTGGTCTGCGGCGTGGCTCAACGCGTGGGAGGTCTACAAGCGTTCGGGAACTTGGCCCGGCAGGTAGCTATGGGACATGGGCGGCAGATAGTGCACCTGTACTGCGACGCGTCTTACTCCTGCAGAACCGGTGCAGGTGGAATCGCCGTAGTTGTTCCGTCGTGGTGCGCAAGACCTCCGCACGTTGCGGGCATCAGGACGTTCCGCGACGGGAAGCACACGGTGTACTGTGCACACTGCATGTGTTCGGACAGCAGGGACGCAGAGAAGCGGGCTCTGGGGCTTGCAGTTCTCGCGGCCTGCGAAATTCTGAAAGCTCATAACGGAATCAGGACAGAGATTCTCTCGGACTGTCTTCCGCTTCTGGACAGCATAACCCTCAACGCGGAATTAGACCCGATAATCTCGGCAGTATCTCATCTCAGACAGACAGCAGGAATAATCATCAGCAAGATAAAGGCTCACAACGGAAGCGCAGGCAACGAACTGGCTGACAAGTGGGCGAAGTATTCACGGCACAAAGCAGAGGAGGAATTACACACAATGAGGATGCCTTACAGGGACAGCACCAGCGGCGGCGTAAATCCCCGCATGAACAGCGGAACTCGCTCTAACCCTTTCGACGGGGCGGCAGAGATGGACATCAGGAGTCTCACTGAGCGCGTGCTCAATGACGAGAACAATATCGGCTACGTAACTTCTGAGGGCAAGGTGATGCCGCGCAACATGGCTTTCAGATCCGGCAGCAGGAACGGCACGGAGCTGGTCAAGAAGCGCGTGTGGGGCTGTGAGGACTCTCCTGTAGAGATCGTGTATTCCGACGAGGCACTTGCACGGATTGCCGCCGAGTCCATGAACTCCCCTGACCGTGAGACCGGCGGAGCACTCATCGGGAGCTGGCAGAGAGACTCTGACGGTTTCATCACCGTGAACGTCGAGCGTGCCACCGGGCCGGGAACTGAGGCGGTCAGGAGCGCGGGGATGTTTTCGCCGCACATGGAGTATTACCGTTCGCGGGTTGACTGGTACAGGGAGACGGAGGGCTGGGACTATCTCGGCGAGTGGCACAAGCACCCGGGAGACTTCGACTCTCTCAGCGGAACGGACATTAACACCGCGAGGGGAATTATCAGCACGGAGGGCTGGCCTATGCTCCTTCTGCCCATCGTGAACAGAACCGCAGGAGGTTTCGTGATGGAGAACAACCTCATTCTTTCCCCCCAGCTCGGAGGCGGAATCCTCAGCCATACCGGCACTGTAGAACTCTCCGAGCCCCCCGGCGAGAAGCCGGACGTAACCGCGTACCTCAGCATGAGCGACGTTGATGACTTCCTTGCGTCGGGGGAGGACAGCCGGATTATTCGCGGAACGTACAACAAGAACGAGAGCTATATCTTTCTCGACACGCCCGGCATCAAGAACTCTGCGGCCAAGTTCATGAAGGACAGCGGAGAAAACCTCCCTGTGTGCGGAATTGAGGGGGTGCTTACGGTTATTGTCGGCACGGAGGGCGTGAGGTGCTGGCATTCCTGCGAGGGAGAGATTCAGGCGGTGAAGAGCGTAATCATTGACCCCGAGAACAGCATTTACGAGCGCAACGCCGGGCTTACCGAGACGACGGAGCTCAGGGACAAGACCATTACGCTTATCGGGTGCGGGAGTCTGGGTGCGACTATGGCACTCTCGCTTGCCCGTGCGGGAGCGGGACACTTCAGGCTGTTCGACCCCGACAGGCTCAGCCCCGTGAACATTGCGCGCCATCAGGCCGGACTCGTGCATCTCGGACGCAACAAGGCCTGCGTTGTCAGAGACCTGATTCTTGGACTGAACCCCTCGCTTGACGCTGAGGCCTTCCCGTACGACATCGTGAACAGCGAGGAGGGCTACAACGAGTTCATGAGGTGCGCGGGAGAGAGCAGCATCATCGTCTGCACTACGGACACGGACGACTCTAGGATGCTCGTGAATGATTATGCCGTCAAGAACGGAATCAAGGCAGTACAGGCGGGGCTTCACGAGCGCGCGGCTTCGGGAATTGTGCACGTGTACGAGCCCGACTCTGAGGAGGCCTGCTTTGCCTGCCACAGGAACACCATTCTTAGCGAGTCGGGAAAGCGCAACGAGACTGTAGCCTACAGCGAGGCTGCGGACGTTAGGGACTTGACGATTCAGCCCGGGCTTTCCGCACAGATTAACGTAGTCGCGGAGACTGCGGCACTTAGGACGATTGATGCGCTCATGGGACGTAGGAGCCTTCCGAGCCTGACGGTGATATACTATTGACGACGAGGGCGATGAGGGGAGTGATAGGGCACTCTGCCTGAACGTGAGGCATCTGGGGCTTGAGCGCGTTCCGTCGTGCTCTGTGTGCGGAGGGAGTGCGGCTGTGGACGAGCCTTCTGAACTTGAGGAGGCGGCGGAGATTTAGGGAAGGGGGCGGGCAGGAATGGGACTGTTCGACTGGATGCATGACCTTTTCAGCACGAAGACTGAGGAGGCGGGAAACAGCTTCTTCACTGTCGAGACCTCTGAAGGCGAGCTCGTAACTATCAACACGTCGGACTCGTCTTCACCGTTCTACGGGTCATCGTGGACGAAGATTCTGAAGGCGTACGAGGCGAAGGACTACATTCGCGGGCGGGTAATGACGCGCTGCGTAAGCAGGGACAGCAGATTTTCGGGCTACCGCATTGACCTTGAGGGAGTGGAGGCGTTTCTTCCTGCGAGCAAGTCGGCGTGGTACTACAGCCCTGAACGTGATGCGTGCGGAAAGTATCTTGCGGTAGGGATTGAGAGCGTGTACACGAGCGGGGGCAAGGCTGGGAAACTTGTTGTGAATGCGTATGCTCCTGTGAAGTACCTGTACCAGAGGCAGGGGAAGAAGGATTACGCGCCGGGCGGGACTCCGTATGCGATGGCGATGGATTACGACAATGCGTTTCTGTACTTCCAGCACTACAAGGAGCAGGTGATATGCGTACCGATTGACGAGGCACTGAACACTGCGAAGAGGCGCGGTCTTGCGGGAGGTCTTGAGGTGCTGACGGGGTATTGCTGGCAGGTGCGTATTCTGAGCTGGAAGGGGGATTACGGTCTTGCGTCTGCGGTAGATGTTCTTGTGTAGAGGTCGACTGCTCAAAAGTCAAATTTGCGCCCCTGAACCTGCAAGGGTTTGGGGGCTGTTTTTGGGCTACGTATTGACCAATATGCAGAATTACCGAGCGAAAAATTGAGTTTTCGGGGAGAGCGACTCACGCGGTGCAGGAGGAGGAATGTTGATGCGGTGAGGGGTTATGAGTTAGGAGGGTGAAACATTGCGTAATTTCTGCAAGTATGTTAAAATCTCCAACGTAGTAATGATGCGGTGTGTGAAGAGTTACTGAACCTTCCTTTGAGGAATTGAAACCTTCTAGGTTCCCTAATTGACGCAGCTTTATTTGTTACTGAACCTTCCTTTGAGGAATTGAAACCTGATACGCCTCTTACCGTCTTTCTCCTGTGTTGTCGTTACTGAACCTTCCTTTGAGGAATTGAAACCTGGACAACGGTGCGGAACGTTGTCTTCCAGTCCGTTACTGAACCTTCCTTTGAGGAATTGAAACCCGCTCGCCGCCAGAGTTGCCATTTTCAGCTGTGTTACTGAACCTTCCTCTTAGGATTTATGACCCTGCTACAGACCGGCAGGGTCTTTTCTTTTTCCCAATCACTCACACAAAGGAGGCCTCCATACTCTCATGGGAAAAACTCTCTACATCTTCAGCTCCGGCACCCTCAAACGCAAAGACAATACCCTCCTCATGACCTTCAAGAACCAGCCCCCTCAATTCATCCCCATCGAAACCGTCGACGACATACTCGTTCTCGGTGAAGTCGACCTCAACAAATCCCTCCTCGAGCTCCTCACGGAAAAATCTATCCCCCTACACTTCTTCAGCCATTACGGCACATACACAGGCACTTACTACCCCCGCGAGAACAAAAACTCCTCCACCGTCCTCCTCGCTCAGGCCGCCCACTGGCTCGACGAACATTCACGCCTCAACTTGGCCGCCGCGTTCGTTCTCGGGGCAATCGGCAACATGCGCCGACTCATCATGTACTACCAGCGCAGGCACGACTCCCTAGACGCTGCCGACATCCTCGACTACCTCGAACAGTGCGCGCACCAAGTCTCCGAAGTCCAGAACGTCCCCTCACTGCT
Proteins encoded in this region:
- a CDS encoding ThiF family adenylyltransferase, whose product is MGGLQAFGNLARQVAMGHGRQIVHLYCDASYSCRTGAGGIAVVVPSWCARPPHVAGIRTFRDGKHTVYCAHCMCSDSRDAEKRALGLAVLAACEILKAHNGIRTEILSDCLPLLDSITLNAELDPIISAVSHLRQTAGIIISKIKAHNGSAGNELADKWAKYSRHKAEEELHTMRMPYRDSTSGGVNPRMNSGTRSNPFDGAAEMDIRSLTERVLNDENNIGYVTSEGKVMPRNMAFRSGSRNGTELVKKRVWGCEDSPVEIVYSDEALARIAAESMNSPDRETGGALIGSWQRDSDGFITVNVERATGPGTEAVRSAGMFSPHMEYYRSRVDWYRETEGWDYLGEWHKHPGDFDSLSGTDINTARGIISTEGWPMLLLPIVNRTAGGFVMENNLILSPQLGGGILSHTGTVELSEPPGEKPDVTAYLSMSDVDDFLASGEDSRIIRGTYNKNESYIFLDTPGIKNSAAKFMKDSGENLPVCGIEGVLTVIVGTEGVRCWHSCEGEIQAVKSVIIDPENSIYERNAGLTETTELRDKTITLIGCGSLGATMALSLARAGAGHFRLFDPDRLSPVNIARHQAGLVHLGRNKACVVRDLILGLNPSLDAEAFPYDIVNSEEGYNEFMRCAGESSIIVCTTDTDDSRMLVNDYAVKNGIKAVQAGLHERAASGIVHVYEPDSEEACFACHRNTILSESGKRNETVAYSEAADVRDLTIQPGLSAQINVVAETAALRTIDALMGRRSLPSLTVIYY
- the cmr6 gene encoding type III-B CRISPR module RAMP protein Cmr6, which encodes MRSCRKKLDGLALENGANASLIMSRYVKELYVKGMQGESSTRVQELRVALFEAMKKAALKAAPLYTEAFTSRREVLAETVTFQRAKTIQPLIAGLGSSNVLETGLTLNPTYGIPMLPGSSIKGITAHYAAGVIEPELYGLLFGHSDDKEQEAGFIRFYDAWLVPESIKGALKHDVMTPHHSGQDVPSDFDEPVPVRFLHVSGTFEIGIACEDPDPKTREEWADFVFILICEALKNYGIGGKTRSGYGRMELELTKRQKELLTKQNAGGKTSSEDAPKKVRVLCRKLKKNGKPDCVIIGDTSGMSVRWETVPSVGKGDEFDAEIVRVEPANNAYILRKID